The following proteins are encoded in a genomic region of Cryptomeria japonica chromosome 11, Sugi_1.0, whole genome shotgun sequence:
- the LOC131079012 gene encoding uncharacterized protein LOC131079012 → MDRGEESLKGVGAFGIVKESFKIFCYRANLLGTITLVLILPNILTMLAYEQLHSTFHARIISTQKAEEWRLFIFQATQFIVVQIVFSLSLLPSIVAVVYTVGSAYKGNKKPSFTRLIRPLPAVWKHLIITFLWYFIVRFVTLFASKLAQILLELGLIVFVKSQAIRFVVGVAGSLAMECVSMYVDMAWRVAAVMCVIEVKYYGFEGMKKSLRLMHGKRTASLVLAISYKVIYDLVDYLKAKNVVVLCVFTLMWWVVRTVLYFACKSHHRESVDEYCVLDEYEQVNNSSCRFRGLQRNGNDLAIAV, encoded by the coding sequence ATGGATAGAGGAGAAGAAAGTCTAAAAGGGGTGGGAGCCTTTGGAATCGTGAAGGAGTCTTTCAAAATCTTTTGCTATCGAGCTAACTTGTTGGGGACAATCACTCTAGTGTTAATTCTCCCTAATATTTTAACAATGCTTGCATACGAACAGTTGCACTCGACTTTTCACGCTAGGATTATTTCCACGCAAAAAGCTGAAGAGTGGCGCCTGTTCATTTTCCAAGCGACACAGTTTATAGTGGTGCAAATTGTTTTCTCCCTGTCGTTGCTGCCGTCCATTGTGGCTGTAGTCTACACCGTGGGCAGCGCTTACAAGGGCAACAAGAAACCCTCCTTCACACGGCTTATCAGACCCCTTCCAGCCGTTTGGAAACACCTGATAATAACTTTCCTCTGGTATTTTATCGTCAGGTTCGTCACTTTATTTGCTTCTAAACTTGCTCAGATATTACTTGAATTGGGTTTGATAGTGTTTGTCAAATCGCAAGCCATACGGTTTGTCGTTGGGGTGGCTGGTTCCTTGGCGATGGAGTGCGTAAGCATGTATGTAGATATGGCCTGGCGGGTTGCAGCTGTAATGTGTGTTATAGAGGTCAAATATTATGGGTTTGAGGGAATGAAGAAGAGTCTCCGTCTGATGCACGGAAAACGCACTGCATCTTTAGTGCTCGCCATATCTTACAAGGTAATTTATGATCTGGTTGATTATCTGAAGGCTAAAAATGTGGTGGTGTTGTGTGTCTTTACATTGATGTGGTGGGTAGTGCGGACTGTGCTCTACTTTGCGTGCAAATCTCACCACAGGGAAAGTGTAGATGAATATTGTGTTTTGGACGAGTATGAGCAGGTTAACAACAGTAGCTGCAGATTTCGAGGCCTCCAAAGGAATGGCAACGATTTGGCGATTGCTGTGTAG